In the genome of Lactobacillus intestinalis, the window GCTGGCAGCTTTTTTAATCATTTTAATTAAAGCTTGCATATTAGTGTTATGAAGTGAATCCATTGCCATAACAAATTTACCTGGCTGTTGAAGCTCTTTTTGCCACATTTTAGTCATTACAGGATCTGCTAAATCTGCTTTGTTCAAAATAATCAAGTGTGGCTTATTCCCCACTAAATCTTCGATCATTGGATTACGTGAGGATTTAGGGATTCGTGCATCAAGCACTTCCACGATTACATCAATTAAACCCAACTTATCTTCTAGTTGATTGCGGGCTTTATTCATATGCCCTGGATACCATTGAATTGTAGACATTTTTCTCGTCCTTTCTTATTTCAAACTTATTTTATATCTTATTCTTCTTCGGAATGCAAATACAAAACTTCTGCCAACAATATTTCTCGATACAAAGTCAAAAATCCTGAACGATATTCCTGCTCTTTCTGGGCGATTTGTCCCAAATAATTTCTTTCTAATCTAAAAGCATAACGATAAATTTCATCACGAAATTCATGCTCCTCAGGAGTTAATTCAGGTTGTTTAATTGACTTTTTTAGCTCTCTTAAAAAATCTTCAATAGATGTTTCATTGATTTGAGCATGTAAATCAAAAATCAGCTGCTTTCTAAATTTTTTAGGAAGATAAATTTTATCTAACTCTGCCAGAGCATAATTTACCATCTCTTCTTTAACCTGATCAATTACCTTCTTCTTCTCAATATCAGGCTTATCTTTTGGTAAAATGAATCTAAATAAAAATGTGGGCACGATCATACTTAACAAAATTAAAGTAGCCTCACTAAATAAAACTAAGTGAAAATTATTAACGCTCACTAATGTATTATCTAAAGTATAAGCTAACGCATAAGTAACTGCCCCATGAATTCCTCCCAAAGAAAAAATCCAGGCATCTTTATTACCTAATTTTAAGACAAGATAGCTATATATGTATCGAACTAAAATATTAACAACATATAAAAACACTCCTACTTCAATTGCAAGATCAATTCGATTTGGTAACAAGTTTCCTCGAGTTGCTAAAACAATGTTTGTCCCCAAGCCTATAAATACAACACTATTTAGAATTTCACTCAAAATATGAGAAATTTGAAAATCGTTATAGATATTATATACATCAGTTAACTTACTTCTTTCAAATTCGGCATTATGAGCTAAGCCTGCTACTACAACCGCAATTATACCTGATACATGAATATGTTCAGCTAAATAATAAAGTAGAATCGGCGTCAAAATATAAATAACTACAATTGGAGTCATTGTAGTAAAATTTTCATTTGAAAAATAACCACTTAAACGCATAATTTTTTGTCGAAGTAGAATTAATACAAATGAAAATACTAGACCTAATATAATACCACCACCAGCAGAATATAAAAAGTCAATAAATGTATGCCATACCTCCAAATGCTTAAAAGTATACCAGCTTACACCCATGTTCAATAAAATGATTCCAGAAGCGTCATTGAATAGGGATTCATTTTTCAAATATTTACTTACACCTGCCGGTATCTTTAAACCATGAATCACGGATTCAGTTGCTGTCGCATCTGTAGGGGTAGAAATAGCTGCTAAAATCAAACTGACCGGAAATGATAATCCAAAAAGCCATTTCAGTCCTAAGGTACCAACAGCAGTTGCAATAATGATCATAATTACTGTAATACTTATAATAGAGTGCCAACTCCGTGCGATGCTATAAATTCGATTTTGTTGGCCTTCAAAAAATAATAAGGGTGCAATAATTATGCCCATAAAAAATTCAGGGTTAAAGCTAAAATTAAAGGTAGGTACCAATGTGATCAGCATCCCCAAAGCAAAGGATATATAATTCACTGAAACTTTTTTAAACAAATAATTTTGAACCAACATTGCTAATGCCGCTAATAAAACCATGCCAATGGTTAGATTTACAATTTGCATTTATTACCTTTCCCACTAAAAATAAAGACGGTCCTTTAGACCGGACCGTCTTAGTATGACATTTTTTCTTGGTACATTTGATAAGCTTTATCAAATGTTGACATGCTAGCTAAATAGCCTGCATTCAATTCTAAATACTCAGACAGTTTTTCATAATCTTGCTCTTGCCTAGGAAAAGTTAAATCATGTTGAGCATTATTGGCAAATTGTGCAATATCGTCCTGAGAATTAGGATCTCTCTGAGTCATCAAATAGCGATAAAAGCTTTCACGATACATTTTACTGCTCCGTATAGTAAAGAATAGCGTAAGCCCCATTACCTGCATGAGTTGCAATAATTGGACTAGTTTGTCTTACCAAAACATTAATTTCAGGATTGATCGACTTAATTTTTTCAGCTAATTCATTCATTGATTCAGGTGTATCAACATAAGAAATACCAACTTCTTTTATTTTATCTTTATTGGCTTCAATATCTGCTAATACTCTTTCATCAAAAGCCCTAGAAAACTTCTTGCCGCGCCCCTTTTTGGCAACTTCTAGATTACCTTTTGGCATATGAAGCTCAATTCTAATATTAAGCAGAGTTGCAATTTTACCAGAAAGAGCACCTAAACGTCCACCTTTAATTAAATTATCTAAGTTAACAACCATCATGCGTAATTTTTGAGTTTCGATAATTTTATTAACATCTTCGATGATTTCATCAACGTTTTTACCTGCCTGAGCATCCTGGGCTGCTTTTAAAACTTGAAATCCTTCAGCACGGTCAGTTAGCTCTGAATCGATAATATAAACATCATCTGATTTTCCAGCAATTTCAGCGGCTTGACGTGCCGCATCCACAGTCCCACTTAAAGCTTTTGCCAAAAAAATCCCAATAACTTTGCTACCATCTGCAGTTAAATTTTTAATTGTTTCTACAAATCTGCCAATTGGTGGCTGGCTCGTTTTTGGCAAAGCTTCTGACTCATTCATCAATTCCACAAACTTACTTCTAGTTAGATCTACTCCATCAATGTAAGTCTTGCCATCAATAGTAATTGATAGTGGTACAACAGTTATGTCATATTTTTTAATTTCTTCTGGTGTTAATTGAACAGAAGAATCTGTCATTATCTTTATTTTTGACAACGTATTCGCCCTCAATTCTAAAATACTCTTTTTTTATGATAAAATGTGAGCATTACATATAAGCTAGTATATCAAAAAAATTGTTCAATAAAAAAGAGTGATTGGGATGTTTTACAAGTGAAATTAAAAGAATTGTGGCAAGAGCCAAAAAAGCGTTCAAAAACTTATGATATTTTGGATAATATATTTAGTGCTATTACCCACGGAATCGGCTTTGGATTAGCTGTGGCAGGTTTAGTAATTTTAATTGTTAAAGCCGCCCATACAGGAAGCCCGATGAGAGTCGTAACTTTTACTATTTATGGTTCATGTTTGGTACTTCTATATTTGTTTTCAACGCTATTTCATAGTTTAATCTTTACTAAAGCCAGAAACGTGTTCCAAATTTTTGACCATTCCTCAATTTTTTTATTAATTGCTGGATCCTATACCCCCTATTCTTTAGTTGCAATTGGGGGCGCTTGGGGATGGACTTTATTTGGCCTAATTTGGTCCTTAACTATTTTTGGAATTATCTACTATATTTTTAATCGCGGAAAACATGTGATCTTCGATACAATTTTATATGTTTCAATGGGATGGTTAGTAATTTTATCTGGGAGTTATCTTTATGTACGTTTAAGTCCGGTAGGCTTTTGGCTTTTAGTTGGGGGCGGAGTCGCCTATACCGTAGGGGCTCTCCTTTACACGATGCATAATGTGCCCTTTATTCATGTTATCTGGCATTTATTTGTAATGCTGGGATCAATCTTAATGTATTTTTCCGTATTGCTATATGTTTAGAAAAAACTCCAAGATCTTCTGGTTTTGGAGTTTTTTTGAGCATATTTAATGATTTTTCTTAACGTTAGGAGTATTATTTTTTGTAAATCAATTACTTTTTGTAAGGAGAAATTATTATGAAAACAGTCGAAAATATCATTATTGGATTTGGCAAAGGTGGAAAAACTTTAGCTAAATTCTTGGCTCAAAAAGGTGAAGAAGTTTTAGTTATTGAAAAATCTAATAAGATGTATGGAGGAACATGTATTAATATTGCCTGCTTGCCATCTAAGCGTCTTATTATTGAAGCTGGCAACGGAATGGACTTTGTTAAAGCAGTTAATGGAAAAAATGACATGACCTCTATGCTTCGTACCAAGAATTATCATATGCTTGCAGATGAAAAGACTGTTACTGTGCTTGATGGTAAAGCTAAATTTATCAATAACCACCAAATCACCGTTACTACCACTGATGGCGAGACGCTTGAATATCAAGGAAAGCGTATCTTTATTAATACAGGGTCTACTCCTGTCATGCTTCCAATTAAAGGGCTCAGCGACAGTAAGGCTGTGCTTGATTCAACTTCTGCGATGGAACAAAAAGAATTACCAAAAGAGTTAGTTATCATCGGGGCTGGTTATATTGGACTTGAATTTGCCTCAATGTTTGCTGAATATGGCTCAAAAGTCACTGTACTTGATTTACACGATGAATTTTTACCTCGTGAAGATGATGATATTGCCAGTGAAATAAAAAAGGATCTAGAAAAAAGCGGTGTTCGTTTTGAATTAGGTGTTAAGATTTCTGAAGTAAATAACGATACTGTTTTTTATCAAAAAGATGATCAAAATTATCAAGTCTCTGCTCCTCGTATTCTGGTTGCTACTGGTAGAAAACCTAATACTGAAGAATTGGGGTTAGAAAATACGGATATTAATTTAACTGATCGCGGGGCAATTAAGGTTAACGAGTATTTGGAGACTAGCGTTGATGATGTTTGGGCCATTGGAGACGTTAAAGGTGGACCTCAATTTACTTATATTTCTTTGGATGATTTTCGGATTATTAAGGATCAGCTTTATGGGGATGGACAAAGAACCCTTAATGATCGAATTAACATCCCTTATAGCGTTTTTATTTCACCATCCCTATCACGTATCGGTTTAAACGAAAAAGAAGCACAAGCGCAAAATATTGATTATCAGCTTAATAAATTGCCAGTTGCTTCTATTCCAAAGGCCCAAGTTTTGAAAGATCCACGAGGCTTGTTTAAAGCTTTAATTGATCCTAAAACTGATCAAATCCTCGGAGTAACTTTATATGGAGCTGAATCATACGAACTAATTAATATGATTTCTCTAGCAATGCATCAACATATTCCAGCATCTGTATTACGCGATCAAATTTATACTCACCCAA includes:
- a CDS encoding FAD-dependent oxidoreductase: MKTVENIIIGFGKGGKTLAKFLAQKGEEVLVIEKSNKMYGGTCINIACLPSKRLIIEAGNGMDFVKAVNGKNDMTSMLRTKNYHMLADEKTVTVLDGKAKFINNHQITVTTTDGETLEYQGKRIFINTGSTPVMLPIKGLSDSKAVLDSTSAMEQKELPKELVIIGAGYIGLEFASMFAEYGSKVTVLDLHDEFLPREDDDIASEIKKDLEKSGVRFELGVKISEVNNDTVFYQKDDQNYQVSAPRILVATGRKPNTEELGLENTDINLTDRGAIKVNEYLETSVDDVWAIGDVKGGPQFTYISLDDFRIIKDQLYGDGQRTLNDRINIPYSVFISPSLSRIGLNEKEAQAQNIDYQLNKLPVASIPKAQVLKDPRGLFKALIDPKTDQILGVTLYGAESYELINMISLAMHQHIPASVLRDQIYTHPTMSESFNDLFK
- a CDS encoding YozE family protein, producing MYRESFYRYLMTQRDPNSQDDIAQFANNAQHDLTFPRQEQDYEKLSEYLELNAGYLASMSTFDKAYQMYQEKMSY
- a CDS encoding DegV family protein, whose translation is MSKIKIMTDSSVQLTPEEIKKYDITVVPLSITIDGKTYIDGVDLTRSKFVELMNESEALPKTSQPPIGRFVETIKNLTADGSKVIGIFLAKALSGTVDAARQAAEIAGKSDDVYIIDSELTDRAEGFQVLKAAQDAQAGKNVDEIIEDVNKIIETQKLRMMVVNLDNLIKGGRLGALSGKIATLLNIRIELHMPKGNLEVAKKGRGKKFSRAFDERVLADIEANKDKIKEVGISYVDTPESMNELAEKIKSINPEINVLVRQTSPIIATHAGNGAYAILYYTEQ
- a CDS encoding cation:proton antiporter, whose translation is MQIVNLTIGMVLLAALAMLVQNYLFKKVSVNYISFALGMLITLVPTFNFSFNPEFFMGIIIAPLLFFEGQQNRIYSIARSWHSIISITVIMIIIATAVGTLGLKWLFGLSFPVSLILAAISTPTDATATESVIHGLKIPAGVSKYLKNESLFNDASGIILLNMGVSWYTFKHLEVWHTFIDFLYSAGGGIILGLVFSFVLILLRQKIMRLSGYFSNENFTTMTPIVVIYILTPILLYYLAEHIHVSGIIAVVVAGLAHNAEFERSKLTDVYNIYNDFQISHILSEILNSVVFIGLGTNIVLATRGNLLPNRIDLAIEVGVFLYVVNILVRYIYSYLVLKLGNKDAWIFSLGGIHGAVTYALAYTLDNTLVSVNNFHLVLFSEATLILLSMIVPTFLFRFILPKDKPDIEKKKVIDQVKEEMVNYALAELDKIYLPKKFRKQLIFDLHAQINETSIEDFLRELKKSIKQPELTPEEHEFRDEIYRYAFRLERNYLGQIAQKEQEYRSGFLTLYREILLAEVLYLHSEEE
- the trhA gene encoding PAQR family membrane homeostasis protein TrhA, which codes for MKLKELWQEPKKRSKTYDILDNIFSAITHGIGFGLAVAGLVILIVKAAHTGSPMRVVTFTIYGSCLVLLYLFSTLFHSLIFTKARNVFQIFDHSSIFLLIAGSYTPYSLVAIGGAWGWTLFGLIWSLTIFGIIYYIFNRGKHVIFDTILYVSMGWLVILSGSYLYVRLSPVGFWLLVGGGVAYTVGALLYTMHNVPFIHVIWHLFVMLGSILMYFSVLLYV